The Deltaproteobacteria bacterium DNA segment CGGGCGGAGATGCATGGTTGTGGGGGGTCCCAAGCGTCTACTACGATCCAACCTCCTTGAGCGGCGGCCGATGGTTCCGGCCCATTGCCCTGCACGAACTTCTGCACGGAATGGGGCTTGCCCACGAAACCGACGCCTTCGCCATGATGAACTACTGGTATGCCAGTTACGGGCACGGCCCGTTCACAAACCGAGCTTCCGACTACATGGTCGAACCGCTGCCGGATGACCGCGAAGGACTTCGGACGCTTTACGGCACGAGCGACACGGAGCGAGACGTCGCGATCATCAACTTCTTCGTCGACCCCGACGACCTACGAGACTCGGACGAGAATGGCGCATACGATGTCGCGATGATGAACAAGCTCTGCAAGCCTGCGAAGGGATCGGGTTGGGCTAGCGACATTTTCGGCGATTACTGCGCGACCAGCCAGACTACGTCCGTTTGCCCCGGCGACTCGATCTACAGCCGATTCACGGTCATGAACTACGGGACCTCGGGCCACACGCTCGACCTCGAGGCGTGGTTCTCGCTTGACGATCAGTGGTCGTCCTCGGGCGACACCCAGTCGGCGAGTGTGCGCTCGCAGTACGTCGGCGCGAGCAACTCCTACCGTGCGGGCAAGACGTTCGTCGTGCCGAACGTCGCTCCGTTGCATTACTACTACGTCATCATCCGTTCCTCGCCGCTGATCAATCCCGGAGAAGACTCCACGCAGAACAACTGGATGCCGTTGCGCGGCAAGGTTTTCGTGCCGGCTGGCTGCTGAGACGAAGGAGGACGAAATGGAGCCGAAACACATGTTGCGCTGGATCGCGATGGTCATGATCTTCGGAATGGTCGGATTGTCGTGCGAAGCAGAGAAGGACGAAGGCGACCGGTCGGACAATACCGACGATTCGGACGATGACGGCTGGTGCGATGTCGTGTCGGACCAGGAATACGCTTGTCTGCATCAATGCGATGCGGAATCCGGGGAGGAGTGTCACACCGAGTGTGTTTATCTCCCTCCGGCTGAGGAAGGTTCCTGCAAAGACGCGTGTGCGGCGAATCTCACGATTTGCAGGGACGATTGTCACGAAGCCTACGACGATGTCGGCTGTCCTGACGAAGGAAATAGCCCTGCCGACAATCCTTCGGTCGACGACGACCCGGATTTGTCGGGCGATGACGATCCAGACGAGGACGACGACGCGGAGGCGTGAGCCGAGGCGGAGTAAGAAATGAAACCGAAACACGTGATGAACTGGATCGCGATGATCGCGATCCTCGGGTTGGTCGGACCGGCGTGCGAGACGGACGACGACGAGGACGAAGCGTCTGACAAGACTAACGATACGGACGACGACGGTTGGTGCGATGTCAAGTCCGACGAGGAAAACGAATGCCGGCATCAATGCGATGCGACGGCCGAGGACTGCTATCCCGAATGCGAATACCTTTCGCCGGAGGAGAAAGGAGCTTGCCAAGCGGCCTGCCAGACGGAGCATGATTCGTGCCGGACGGAGTGCGACGAGGCGTATGACGACATCGGCTGTCCGGACGAGGGCAACAGCCCCGCCGATAACCCGACGGTCGACGATGACGACGACGACGAGGGCGACGACGACGAGGGCGACGACGACGCGGAGGCGTGAGCGCGTACAGGCGGCGTGAAGACACCGCGAGCCCGGCCTCCGTTTCCTTCGGGATTCGGGTGCCGGGCTTGCGTTTTCTCGTGGGCGTCCGGGCACGAAGAAGCCCTTTCCACTCCGATCTGCGATGAGATGGAAAATCCCCTTTCTCCTTGACGGGCCGGACCCAAACCGCTAAATCAGTTCGGTCGTTTCCGACACGGTTTTCGAACAACCGAGCGTCCTCCCCGATCGCGTTCGAAGCGCCCGGCTTTGTCGCCCCCGGCGACTCCGGACGTTTTTCGTATAGCGACGGGACGGAGGAAATATGGGTTTGGCGATCCGCTACCTGACCCGATGGGGGATTCCTCTCGCCCTGACGCTGACGCTGGCGCTCGCGACGGGCGCGTTCGCGCAGCTGGGAAGCGCGAATCCCTCCCCGACGATGAGCGTGCCGCCCTCGCTCGCCGCGCCGGTCGTTCCGAGCGCCGAGGCGATCGCCGCCGCATCCGCCCCCGCGCCGACCTGGCCCGAACCTTCGATCGAAAACACGTACAACGCGAAGATCTGCCCGGCCGCGGACGCAAAAGCCGTGGACCGGCCCGAAGACGCCGGCGGCGCGGTGCGTGTGACGTGGAAACCCTGCCCGAATGCCGATGCGCCCTCGCCGAAGACATGGGTGGTGCTGCGCGCGGAAAAGACCGACGGCCCGCTCGTGTTCGCGCCGGTCGGTCAATTCAGCGCGATGAGCGAGCACCTCAAGACCGAGCCCAAACGAAACGGAGATCTCGAGGCGCTCACCCAGTTCGACGACAAAGGACTCGTGGACGGTCGCTCGTACGTCTATCGCGTGCTCGGTCGTGACGGCGACGCAAACGCGTACGCCTTTGTCGCGGCGGGCGACACGCCTCTCGTCAACATCGGACCGGTGTCTTCCGAGCGCCAGACCTTTGTGTGGTCGGAGCGCGACGCGCTGCGCGGGTCATTCGCGCTCGGCGCGCCGGACGGCGTGACGGCGGCGGATCGCCCCAACGACGCGGGTGAGGAAATCCGCGTGGAGTGGACGCCGCCCGCCGGCGCGGACGCGGCGACCGGACTCACCTACCGCGTATTCTCGGCGACGAAGCCGGAGGGTCCGTACACGCTGCTGGGGGCAGTGGGCGGATCAAAGACCATATTCGACTACAAAGCCGAGAAACTGGACGAAAAGACGGAAAAGGAGCCGCTCTACTTCGCCGTCGCGGCGGTCGCGGCGAACGGCGTGGATCTGGCCATCTCGGAGCACACCAACGAGCCGGTCGCCGCGAAGTCGCAGTGGGTGAACCTCGACGAGTGGAACTTCGTGCTCTTCGCCGTCGTGCTCTCGGGCTTCATTCTCTACTTCATCCAGCACATCAAGAGCGGCAAAAAGCTCTTCGTACGCAAGATCGCGGGCCTGGAGGCGGTCGAGGAATCGATCGGCCGCGCGACCGAGATGGGCAAGCCGGTGCTCTACATCCCCGGCATCATGGACATGAACGACGTGATGACCGTGGCCGCGATCGTGATCCTCGGACGCATCGCGCGGCAGGTGGCCGAGTACGACACCAAGCTGCTGGTGCCCACGTCCAAGAGCCTCGTCATGACGACGGGGCGCGAGACGGTGAAGGAGGCGTTCATCTCCGCAGGCCGTCCCGACGCCTACAACGACAACATCGTCACGTATCTGACCGACGAGCAGTTCGGCTACGTGGCGGGCGTGAACGGCATCATGGTCCGCGAAAAACCCGCGACCTGCATCTACTTCGGTGCGTTTTTCGCCGAGTCGCTGATTCTCGCCGAGACGGGCAACTCGATCGGCGCGATCCAGATCGCGGGAACGGCGCAGGCGGCGCAGCTCCCGTTCTTCATCGCCGCGTGCGACTACACGCTGATCGGTGAGGAGCTCTTCGCCGCGTCTGCGTACCTGTCGCACGATCCCAAGCAGCTCGGCAGCCTCAAGGGTCAGGACATCGGCAAACTCGCCGGGATGGTCGCCATTCTCGTCGGCGGCGTGTTTGCGACCATCGCCCAGTTCACCGGCGGTGGATGGGCCGGCGCGGTCGCGGGCGCCATCGTCAAACTTTTCACGCCGATCGCCGGATAAGGAGGCGGCCGGAGCATGCTCGTCAAACGCACGATCCCGCTGCTCATCACCGGCATTGTCGGCGCGGTGCTGATTTTCTCGAAGCTTTTTCCCGCGGCCGAGTCGCTGGGCGAGGATTTTTCGATCTACTTCGACATCATCGCCGTCTTTGCGTTCGTGCTCGGCGGCGGCAACCTCGTGAAGATCCACGCCGACAAGATCTACAAACAGGCGAAGGGCTGGGGCTACTCGGTCGTCTGCGTTGTGGGATTCTTCGCCACGCTCATCATCGGGCTCACGAAGATGCACAACCCCGAGGGCATCGCGGGCGACCTGTCCGCGCAGGGGTCGTACTTCCAGCTCATCTACGCGTTCATCTTCAAGCCCCTCGCGGCAACGATGTTCGCGCTGCTCGCGTTCTACGTCGCGTCGGCGAGCTACCGCGCGTTTCGCGCAAAAAACCTCGAAGCCACCGTGCTGCTCGTCTCGGCCTTCATCATCCTGCTCGGACGCACCTTCATCGGCACGTGGCTCTCGTTCTGGACGCCGCACGGCGAGGGCTTCGGCATCCCGCAGCTCGCCGAGTGGATCATGAATTACCCCAATCTGGCCGGCCAGCGCGCGATCATGATCGGCATCGCGCTGGGCATCGTTTCCACCTCGCTCAAGATCATCCTCGGCGTGGACCGCGGGTATCTGGGCACCGATTCGGACTGAGGAGGATACGATGGGATGGTATGAACGGATTCGCGACATCGACCGACGCTGGATCTTTTTGTTCATGAGCGTCGCGGTGATCGTCCCGCTGCTCTACACGATCGAATTCCCGGAATTCCCGACGCCGATGGTGCGCGACACCTTCAAGGTGATCGAAAACCTTCATCCGGGCAGCAAGGTGCTGATGTCGTTCGACTACGATCCGGCGTCGGAGCCCGAATTGCAGCCGATGGCCACGGCCTGGCTGCGCCACTGCGCCGAGCGCGAGATCAAGGTCATCATCATGGCTCTGTGGCCGATCGGGCAGGACATGGCCCGCGACACGATCACCGAGGTCACGCGCGATCTGGACGAACGAGCGAAGGGCGGCGGTCCGAAAACGCCGTGGGTTTACGGGGAGAACTACGTCAATCTCGGCTACAAGTCGGGCGGGCAGGGCGTCATCAACGTCGTGCTCACCGACTTCGAGAAGTTCTACCCGGTCGACACCACGAACCGGCCGCTGTCGTCCTTGCCCATCATGAAAAACGTGAAGAGCCTGCGCGACGTGGAACTCATCATCAACATCTCCGCGGGCCAGCCCGGCCTGAAGGAATGGGTGCAGTTCGGCGCCGATCCCGCGGGCGTCGCGATCATCGGCGGCAGCACCGCCGTGCAGTCGCCGCTGCTCTATCCGTATTATCCCCGGCAGCTTTCGGGGCTGCTCGGCGGCCTCAAGGCCGCGGCCGAGTACGAGCAGCTTCTCGGCGACAAGTACCCGCAGTACTCCGACATCAGCCAAAACAAAGGCCGCATCCGCATGGGCGCCCAAGCCATCGCGCATCTGGTCATCATGCTGTTCATCGTCGTCGGCAACGTGACGTATTTCGTCGAACGCAGCCGCGGGAAGCGGAGGTAGGCCATGCCGAAACTCACCAAGACCGGCATCATCGTCTCCGTCGTCCTGCTGGCCGTGCTCGCGGCGCTGCTGATTCGCGCGGCGAACGGACACATGGCCAAGCCCTGGCCCGAGCGAGTCGAGATCACGAAGACCGAACCGGTGAAAAACGACTTCGGCCTGGTGGTCGGCGAAAAAGAGGTCACGCACTCCGAATGGTCGTGGAAGGGCTTTTGGGTGTGGGTGGGCGCGTTCTTCACACTCGCGATCATGAGCTTTCTGTATTCCGACAACCCCGTCTACAAATTCGCCGAGCACGTTTTCGTGGGCGTCTCCGCCGCGTACTGGATGGTGATCGGGTTCTGGCAGGTCATGGTGCCGAATCTCTTCGGCAAGCTCGCGCCCGGCCTCGTGTCGAAGATCATTCCCGGGCTCGAGGGCGGCGGCCACCACTGGCACTACCTCATCCCACTCGCCCTCGGCGTTTTGCTGCTGGGCCGATTGGCCGGGCCGAAGGTCGGCAACTATTCGCGATGGGCGCTCGCGTTCATCGTCGGCACCACGGCGGGGCTCAACTTTCTTCAGTACCTGCGCAGCGACTTCATGAGCCAGATCGCGTCGTCGGTGATGCCCCTGATCGTCATGACCGACGGGCATCTCTCGCTCGCGGACAGCTTCGGCAACCTCGTCGTTTTCGTCGGCGTGTTGTGCGGCCTTGTGTACTTCTTTTTCTCCAAGGAGCACACGGGGGTCTTCGGCGCGGCGAGCCGCGTGGGCATCTGGATTCTCATGATCAGCTTCGGCGCGTCGTTCGGCTTCACGGTTATGGGCCGCATCGCGCTGCTCGTGGGCCGCATGGAGTACCTGTTCGGCGAGTGGCTGCGGATGATCGGCTGACGCCACCCCGCCCCGAACGCACGAACGCCGCCCCGGATCGAGGCGGCGTTCGAATTTGTATCGCCGTTCAGAGCTGCGACGTGCAATGCCCGCAGCGCGTCGCCTTGATCGGAATCGCCGTCGCGCAATAGGGGCAGTCCTTCGTCGTCGGATCGGCCTTGGGCGCCTCTTTTTTCGCGACGCGGTTGACGCTGCGGATAATCATGAACACCGCCATGGCGACGATGACAAAGTTGATGATCGTGTTGGCGAACGCGCCCCACGCCACGGTCACGGCGCCAGCCGCCTTGGCCGCTTCGAGCGACGCGTAGGGTCCCTCCGTTTTGCCGGCCATCAGCGTGATGTAGAGGTTCGAGAAATCGACCTTGCCCATCAACAGGCCGATCGGCGGCATGATGACATCGTTCACCAGCGACGTGACGATTTTGCCGAACGCCCCGCCGATGATGATGCCGACGGCCATGTCGAGCACGTTGCCGCGCATCGCGAAATCCTTGAACTCCTTGAGCATCGGCATGGTCTCCTCCTTCGATGAAAGCGTGGTGAATCAGTCCGCCGCGGGCGCCGTGTCCGCGACCGCCTCGCGGGCACGACCGAGGCCGGGAATCCGCTCCAGTTCGTCGCGTCCGAACAGCAGGATCGGAATCGCCAGAATCAGGCCCGGGATGCCGATCAGCACATCGAACACGATGAGCGCCGTGATCGTCACGACCATCGGCAGATGCACGATCTCGCCGATGATCTTGGAATTCAGGAAGTACTCGAGCTTGTGGATGCCGATGAGAAGGCCGAGGCAGACCATGGCCGCCCACGGCCCGATGGCGACGAGCGCCGTGGCGGTCAGGATCGTGTTCGACACGAGGTTGCCGACGATGGGGAACAGCCCGCACAGGAAAACCGTGAGAACGAGTAGCGCGGGTTTGGGCATGCCCAGGCCGTAGATCACAATCGTCGAGATCGCGGTGTTCACCGCGGAGATCATGATCTGGCCGCCCATGACCTTTTTGAAATAGTGATAAAACAGTCTCATGCGCGCGACGAGAAACCGGTACAAAAACCCCATCAGGCTCGCCGGCCGACGTGCGAAGACGGCGTCCACCTTGTCGAGGTTGTGGTAAAAAAGCAGGTTCACGAATAGCGCGAAAATGAAGAAGAAGAACCCGTGATAGGCGTCGGTCAGATTGCCGACCGCCACGCCGATCGCGTCCGTCGAAACCGAAACGATGTGCCCCCGCACGTCCTCGATGTTCACGTACTGCGTGAGGCCCCACCGCGCGTCGGCACGCACGAACAGCGCGATCGCCTGCTCCTGCATGTCGCGGGCGAGCCCCGGCACCTGGCGCAGCACGTTGGGGATGACGTTGTAAGTCACGAGAAACATCAGGGCGATGACGGCAACGTACAGGATCGAGAACAGCAGCGCCTTGGGCAGAAACGGCGCGAGTCGACGCAGGTCGTTCGTCAGAAAGTCCGAGACGAGGTAGAGAAAGAGCAGCGAGATCGCGAAGGTTGTCAGATTGGTTGCGAAGATGACCGCGACGCACGCCGCCATCGCCGCGTAACCGCACACGAAGGGGTGCGCGTCCAGCCACGGATTGATCCCGCGCCGATCGCCGACGACCTGGTCCGCCTCGACCGCCGCCGGCAGCCGAATCGTTTTCGTTTGTTCGGATCGCTTCAGAAGCCGTGTGACCAAACTCGCCGCCGCCCAAAGTGTGTCGCCGACCTTCTTAGCACGATTCGCCGGCGTCGGGAAAAGGCGGAAGTCGCCACGTCCATGTGACCCTGAGCGTCCTACTGTCACCCTGAGCGTCCTCCTGTCACCCTGAGCGCAGCGAAGGGTCTGGCCGCGAGTCGGGAAAAGATCCTTCGCTGCGCTCAGGATGACAGCGACAGAATGCACTCAGGATGACAGCGACAGAATGCGCTCAGGATGACAGGGACAGAGTGCGCTCAGGATGACCGCCTTGGCGCGCGCAGGATGATCATGAGGAATGATGGACCTTAAAATCCTTCTTGACTAATGGGATATAAATTATATAAGGGAGTTATGGACCTGATGGTTCACGGGCGTCGCTCGCGTCGGGCGTCCGAATCGCCGCTTCGCGGCCGTCCATTCGCCAGGGAGGATCCCATGTCCACGTTCGCCACCCGACGGGGAACGGCGCTGGTCGCGCTGGTCGCGCTGGTCGCGGCCGTCGTGCTGATGGTCGCCTGCTCGCCCGCCGCCCCCACCACGCCGGGCGCCCCGGGCACCACGCCCGCCGCCGAAACCGCTCCTGGGTCCGCTCCATCGGGTGAGAAAGTCGCCTTTCTCAACGTGTCGTACGACCCGACACGGGAGCTGTATCAGGACTTCAACGTGGCCTTCGGCGAGCACTGGGCGAAGACGGCCGGTCAGGTCGTGGAATTTCGGCAGTCGCACGGCGGGTCGGGCAAGCAGGCCCGCGCCGTGATCGACGGTCTCGCCGCTGACGTCGTCACGCTGGCGCTCGCCTACGACATCGATGAGATCGCGCAAAAATCGAGTCTGCTCCCCGCAGACTGGCAGACGCGCCTGCCGCACAATGCCGCGCCCTACACCTCGACCATCGTCTTCCTCGTGCGCAAGGGGAACCCGAAGGGCATTCACGACTGGGGCGATCTGGCGAAGGACGGAATCGCCGTCATCACGCCGAACCCCAAGACCTCCGGCGGCGCGCGGTGGAACTATCTGGCCGCATGGGGATGGGCGCTTCGTCAACCGGGCGGCAGCGGCGCGTCGGCGCGCGAGCTGGTCACGAAGATCTTCATGAACGTCCCCGTGCTCGACTCCGGCGCGCGCGGTTCCACCACCACGTTCGTCGAACGCGGCATCGGTGACGTGCTGCTCGCGTGGGAGAACGAAGCGTACCTGGCGGTCAACGAGCTGGGCGCGGACAAGTTCGAAATCATCACGCCGTCGGTGTCGATTCTCGCCGAGCCACCCGTGGCCGTGGTGGACAAGAACGCCGAGAAGCACGGCACGACCGCGCTCGCAAAGGCGTATCTGGAATACCTCTACACCGACGCCGGGCAGGAGATCGCGGCGAAGCACTACTACCGTCCGCGAAACGAAGTCGCTGCTGCGAAGGCGGGCCGCACGTTTACGCAGGTCGCGCTGTTCACCATCGATGAGGTCTTCGGCGGCTGGGCCAAGGCCCAGGCCGCGCACTTCGCCGATGGCGCGGTCTTCGACCAGATTTACAAACCCTGACCGGACGACGCGATGGCCGCGCGACGACATTCCATCATCCCGGGCTTCGGCACGACGCTGGGCTTCACCGTGCTCTACCTGAGCCTCATCGTGCTGATTCCGCTCGCGGGACTGTTCTGGAAAAGCGCGTCGATGAGCTGGACGCAGCTTTTTGAGACAATCACTTCGGCGCGCGTGCTGGCGGCGTACCGCCTCA contains these protein-coding regions:
- the mscL gene encoding large conductance mechanosensitive channel protein MscL; this translates as MLKEFKDFAMRGNVLDMAVGIIIGGAFGKIVTSLVNDVIMPPIGLLMGKVDFSNLYITLMAGKTEGPYASLEAAKAAGAVTVAWGAFANTIINFVIVAMAVFMIIRSVNRVAKKEAPKADPTTKDCPYCATAIPIKATRCGHCTSQL
- a CDS encoding sulfate ABC transporter substrate-binding protein, whose product is MVACSPAAPTTPGAPGTTPAAETAPGSAPSGEKVAFLNVSYDPTRELYQDFNVAFGEHWAKTAGQVVEFRQSHGGSGKQARAVIDGLAADVVTLALAYDIDEIAQKSSLLPADWQTRLPHNAAPYTSTIVFLVRKGNPKGIHDWGDLAKDGIAVITPNPKTSGGARWNYLAAWGWALRQPGGSGASARELVTKIFMNVPVLDSGARGSTTTFVERGIGDVLLAWENEAYLAVNELGADKFEIITPSVSILAEPPVAVVDKNAEKHGTTALAKAYLEYLYTDAGQEIAAKHYYRPRNEVAAAKAGRTFTQVALFTIDEVFGGWAKAQAAHFADGAVFDQIYKP
- a CDS encoding AI-2E family transporter; this translates as MVTRLLKRSEQTKTIRLPAAVEADQVVGDRRGINPWLDAHPFVCGYAAMAACVAVIFATNLTTFAISLLFLYLVSDFLTNDLRRLAPFLPKALLFSILYVAVIALMFLVTYNVIPNVLRQVPGLARDMQEQAIALFVRADARWGLTQYVNIEDVRGHIVSVSTDAIGVAVGNLTDAYHGFFFFIFALFVNLLFYHNLDKVDAVFARRPASLMGFLYRFLVARMRLFYHYFKKVMGGQIMISAVNTAISTIVIYGLGMPKPALLVLTVFLCGLFPIVGNLVSNTILTATALVAIGPWAAMVCLGLLIGIHKLEYFLNSKIIGEIVHLPMVVTITALIVFDVLIGIPGLILAIPILLFGRDELERIPGLGRAREAVADTAPAAD